A stretch of the Medicago truncatula cultivar Jemalong A17 chromosome 5, MtrunA17r5.0-ANR, whole genome shotgun sequence genome encodes the following:
- the LOC112422215 gene encoding uncharacterized protein, translating to MGSEITQENIIPKQLPKKYTFTGPDVALPMVIKLQINNNFSVLRVFVNPMSKVDILYWSAFLKMKLQESMLKPCQGFLKGTFGKGLPVKGYIDLDTTFGKGENTKTIKVRYFVVESPPSVSIYNVVLGWPSLKDLKAVLSVAEFTIEYPVGDGKVGVVEADLEMAKKCHEMCPYYVV from the coding sequence ATGGGTAGCGAAATCACACAAGAAAACATCATACCCAAACAATTACCCAAAAAATACACATTCACAGGACCAGATGTTGCTCTTCCTATGGTAATCAAActccaaatcaacaacaacttctctGTTTTAAGAGTCTTTGTCAACCCTATGAGTAAAGTGGACATTCTTTACTGGTCCGCATTCTTGAAGATGAAACTACAAGAATCAATGCTCAAACCATGTCAAGGATTTCTCAAGGGTACTTTTGGAAAAGGTTTACCAGTGAAAGGATACATTGATTTGGACACAACTTTTGGTAAAGGTGAGAATACCAAAACCATCAAGGTCAGGTACTTCGTCGTTGAATCGCCACCGTCTGTTTCTATTTATAATGTTGTTCTTGGCTGGCCTTCTCTTAAAGATTTGAAAGCAGTACTCTCAGTGGCAGAATTCACCATAGAATATCCTGTTGGAGATGGAAAGGTCGGTGTTGTCGAGGCAGACCTCGAGATGGCTAAGAAGTGTCACGAAATGTGTCCCTATTATGTTGTGTAG